One genomic segment of Helicoverpa zea isolate HzStark_Cry1AcR chromosome 22, ilHelZeax1.1, whole genome shotgun sequence includes these proteins:
- the LOC124641650 gene encoding phosphoenolpyruvate carboxykinase [GTP]-like isoform X2 has protein sequence MVFFFSRITKKYAQVALACGRAAHQTALRGASAPSPQLAALTPKVRAFVERSAALCQPEHVHVCDGSEAEAAALLHIMQQQGMLKRLPKYDNCWLARTDPADVARVESRTFICSDKERDVVPIARAGQKSALGNYIAPSDYDKAITERFPGCMRGRTMYVIPFSMGPVGSPLSKIGVEITDSPYVVYSMRVMTRMGAKVLEALRQDEQFVRCLHAVGTGGIAGWPCDPPRTIILHKPADNEIVSYGSGYGGNSLLGKKCFALRLGSVIARREGWLAEHMLIVGVTDPKGRKRYIAAAFPSACGKTNLAMMTPTLPGYKVECVGDDIAWMKFDKNGVLRAINPENGFFGVAPGTSEATNPIAMSTVFQNTVFTNVGETSDGGVWWEGMGNAPETLTDWKGQPWDASKKTPAAHPNSRFCTPAEQCPIIDPEWESSEGVPISAILLGGRRPAGVPLVVESRDWQHGVFMGATMRSEATAAAEHAGKVVMHDPFAMRPFFGYNFGEYIKHWLSMPQQGRQMPKIFHVNWFRKNDEGKFLWPGYGENSRVLDWILRRCDNEPCYTESPLGNIPTEGDLNTDNLGPIDMNTLFSIPKDFWLQEADAIEKYFKEEVGEDLPPAMWEELNKLRKNVQQS, from the exons CTGCTTTGACTCCCAAG GTCCGAGCCTTCGTGGAGCGCAGTGCTGCTCTCTGTCAGCCGGAACATGTGCACGTCTGTGACGGCTCCGAGGCTGAAGCCGCTGCCTTGTTGCATATCATGCAGCAACAGGGAATGCTTAAGCGCTTGCCTAAATATGACAACTG CTGGCTGGCCCGCACCGACCCAGCTGACGTAGCCCGCGTGGAGTCCCGCACCTTCATCTGCTCTGACAAGGAGAGAGACGTGGTGCCCATCGCTCGTGCTGGTCAGAAGTCCGCTCTGGGCAACTACATCGCTCCCAGTGATTATGATAAGGCTATCACCGAGAGGTTCCCTGGATGTATGAGAG GCCGTACAATGTACGTGATCCCATTCTCCATGGGTCCCGTCGGATCCCCATTGTCTAAGATCGGAGTGGAGATCACCGACTCACCCTACGTCGTATACTCCATGCGTGTTATGACCAGAATGG GAGCCAAAGTGTTGGAAGCTCTTCGTCAAGATGAGCAGTTCGTCCGATGCTTACACGCGGTCGGCACCGGCGGTATTGCGGGCTGGCCCTGCGATCCGCCGCGCACCATCATTCTGCATAAACCCGCTGATAATGAGATCGTTAGCTATG GCAGTGGTTATGGAGGCAACAGTTTGTTGGGCAAGAAGTGTTTCGCTCTGAGATTGGGATCTGTCATCGCGCGCCGCGAGGGATGGCTGGCTGAGCATATGCTG ATCGTAGGAGTAACAGACCCCAAAGGCAGGAAGCGCTACATCGCCGCCGCGTTCCCCTCAGCCTGCGGCAAGACCAACCTCGCCATGATGACGCCCACGCTACCGGGGTACAAGGTCGAGTGTGTGGGCGACGATATAGCGTGGATGAAGTTCGATAAGAACGGGGTCTTGAGGGCTATCAATCCGGAGAATGGGTTCTTTGGTGTTGCTCCAG GAACCTCAGAAGCCACGAACCCCATAGCGATGTCAACAGTATTCCAAAACACGGTATTCACGAATGTCGGCGAGACCAGTGACGGCGGCGTCTGGTGGGAGGGTATGGGCAATGCGCCTGAGACCCTCACTGACTGGAAGGGACAGCCTTGGGATGCTAGCAAGAAGACCCCCGCTGCACACCCTAACTCTAG ATTCTGCACTCCAGCGGAACAGTGCCCCATCATCGACCCTGAATGGGAAAGCTCTGAAGGTGTGCCCATCTCCGCCATCCTCCTGGGAGGGCGCAGGCCTGCCGGAGTGCCATTAGTCGTGGAGTCCCGCGACTGGCAGCATGGGGTGTTCATGGGAGCCACCATGAGATCTGAAGCTACTGCTGCCGCTGAACATGCT GGCAAAGTAGTGATGCACGACCCGTTCGCGATGCGTCCGTTCTTCGGCTACAACTTCGGCGAGTACATCAAGCACTGGCTGTCCATGCCGCAGCAAGGCAGACAGATGCCCAAGATCTTCCACGTCAACTGGTTCCGCAAGAACGATGAG GGCAAATTCCTATGGCCCGGTTATGGCGAGAACTCCCGCGTCCTGGACTGGATCCTGCGCCGCTGTGACAACGAGCCCTGCTACACTGAGAGCCCTCTCGGCAACATCCCCACTGAAGGCGACCTCAACACTGACAACCTCGGACCCATCGACATGAACACCCTCTTCAGCATACCCAAGGACTTCTGGCTCCAAGAAGCCGACGCCATCGAAAAGTATTTCAAGGAAGAAGTTGGAGAAGACCTACCCCCAGCCATGTGGGAGGAACTCAACAAACTTAGGAAAAATGTCCAACAATCATAA
- the LOC124641653 gene encoding sister chromatid cohesion protein DCC1 codes for MMDCGEMRTPEEVRKIIKTAKLHESELTEVTQVLRFPEPTQQNHNLKLMLLDDTLLKEIEAGKELVFKGDPDENVVLCTNNKTYDVKEAETSNSLLLVPELLFAASTGLDETIQNDSMESDSSFDKSNASLNKSTESDEGSKPPRKIEHKDIINTFFTYYELKPCKPRLSKLRKLLEPTRYQGLELEYATDKTKLLNYDALCDQIQASKAELNDELEKIQAIEIDGFYRLLEFDYEFRVLSYMLDLIDENSWVFDRISKEVTMDSLKELVPNSILEAMFRFYTTTSVIEDGIQYYQYKQDKVCRFLARVLLKSAGKFNLVEFLEAWRDSVPEGMVTDESMLSGIALVDKTSTPQVVWGFSEGDLPEEIHERFKILFQTKAKWTVDQISPYIECYATEKLNVNAILTKYARASTQDGVRVFSAKHMK; via the exons ATGATGGATTGTGG TGAGATGAGAACACCGGAAGAAGTAAGAAAAATCATAAAGACTGCAAAATTGCACGAGTCTGAGCTGACCGAAGTTACCCAAGTCCTCAGGTTTCCTGAGCCAACACAACAGAATCACAACTTGAAGTTAATGCTACTAGATGACACGCTGCTTAAGGAAATAGAAGCTGGAAAAGAACTGGTGTttaaag GAGATCCAGACGAAAATGTCGTACTGTGtacaaataacaaaacttaCGACGTCAAAGAAGCGGAGACCTCTAACAGCTTACTCCTAGTTCCAGAACTTCTGTTCGCAGCATCCACAGGTTTAGATGAAACCATACAGAATGACTCTATGGAATCAGACTCCTCTTTCGACAAATCCAACGCAAGCCTTAACAAATCTACCGAATCCGACGAAGGGTCGAAACCGCCGAGGAAAATCGAACATAAAGATattataaacacattttttaccTACTACGAGTTAAAACCGTGCAAACCGAGGTTGTCAAAGTTAAGAAAGTTGTTAGAACCGACCAGATATCAGGGTTTAGAGTTAGAATACGCTACAGATAAAACCAAATTGCTAAATTATGATGCTCTCTGTGATCAAATACAAGCATCTAAAGCAGAATTAAATGATGAATTAGAAAAGATTCAGGCGATAGAAATCGATGGTTTTTATCGATTATTGGAATTCGATTACGAATTTCGAGTGCTTTCCTACATGTTAGATTTGATCGATGAGAATTCGTGGGTTTTTGATCGAATATCTAAGGAAGTCACTATGGACAGTTTAAAAGAATTGGTACCTAACTCAATTTTGGAGGCAATGTTTAGGTTTTATACGACAACGTCGGTTATAGAAGATGGGATTCAGTATTATCAGTATAAGCAAGACAAAGTATGTAGGTTTTTGGCTCGAGTGCTGCTGAAAAGTGCTGGGAAGTTCAATCTGGTCGAATTTTTGGAAGCTTGGAGGGATTCAGTTCCTGAGGGAATGGTTACAGAC GAATCAATGCTATCAGGAATAGCGTTAGTAGATAAAACGAGCACTCCTCAAGTAGTGTGGGGGTTCTCTGAAGGCGATTTACCTGAAGAAATCCACGAGCGATTTAAAATACTGTTTCAAACTAAGGCAAAGTGGACTGTTGATCAGATATCGCCGTATATTGA ATGCTACGCGACAGAAAAACTAAACGTAAACGCCATATTAACGAAATACGCGCGAGCTTCAACACAAGATGGCGTCAGGGTATTTTCAGCTAAGCATATGAAATAG
- the LOC124641654 gene encoding mitochondrial import inner membrane translocase subunit Tim23, which yields MSLFGDILSMNKNEEKTQQAGASLSPYLNFDPHIIPKMQPEFLYPDDSHMASTARRSNVALPIIGMSFMTGSGLGGMAGLYRGLRATTLAGQTGKVRQTQIINYIMKQGTNTGCTLGIIASFYSCIALGVTWLRDKEDTANTFIAATTTGIIYKSTSGLRSMGLGAAVGLTLAGVYTLITDNDNIWSKARYNRL from the exons ATGTCCTTGTTCGGCGATATATTGTCCATGAACAAGAATGAGGAGAAGACACAGCAGGCGGGGGCGAGTCTATCCCCATATTTGAACTTCGATCCCCATATCATACCGAAAATGCAACCAGAATTCTTGTATCCTGATGACAGTCACATGGCATCCACAGCCAGAAGGTCTAACGTAGCACTGCCTATTATTGGAATGTCCTTTATGACCGGATCAG GCTTGGGTGGTATGGCAGGTTTATACAGAGGATTGAGAGCCACAACACTAGCAGGACAGACAGGCAAAGTGCGACAAACCCAAATTATCAACTACATCATGAAGCAAG GAACGAACACTGGCTGCACTCTCGGCATCATCGCGTCATTCTACTCGTGTATCGCGCTGGGCGTGACATGGCTACGCGACAAGGAAGACACTGCGAACACCTTCATCGCCGCCACTACCACCGGCATCATTTACAAGAGCACCTCCGGACTGCGCTCCATGGGTCTCGGCGCCGCTGTCGGCCTAACCCTCGCTGGAGTCTACACACTCATCACCGACAACGACAATATATGGAGCAAAGCTAGATACAATAGATTGTGA
- the LOC124641650 gene encoding phosphoenolpyruvate carboxykinase [GTP]-like isoform X1: MLHLNTVPEDYVRKTNQYAQVALACGRAAHQTALRGASAPSPQLAALTPKVRAFVERSAALCQPEHVHVCDGSEAEAAALLHIMQQQGMLKRLPKYDNCWLARTDPADVARVESRTFICSDKERDVVPIARAGQKSALGNYIAPSDYDKAITERFPGCMRGRTMYVIPFSMGPVGSPLSKIGVEITDSPYVVYSMRVMTRMGAKVLEALRQDEQFVRCLHAVGTGGIAGWPCDPPRTIILHKPADNEIVSYGSGYGGNSLLGKKCFALRLGSVIARREGWLAEHMLIVGVTDPKGRKRYIAAAFPSACGKTNLAMMTPTLPGYKVECVGDDIAWMKFDKNGVLRAINPENGFFGVAPGTSEATNPIAMSTVFQNTVFTNVGETSDGGVWWEGMGNAPETLTDWKGQPWDASKKTPAAHPNSRFCTPAEQCPIIDPEWESSEGVPISAILLGGRRPAGVPLVVESRDWQHGVFMGATMRSEATAAAEHAGKVVMHDPFAMRPFFGYNFGEYIKHWLSMPQQGRQMPKIFHVNWFRKNDEGKFLWPGYGENSRVLDWILRRCDNEPCYTESPLGNIPTEGDLNTDNLGPIDMNTLFSIPKDFWLQEADAIEKYFKEEVGEDLPPAMWEELNKLRKNVQQS; this comes from the exons CTGCTTTGACTCCCAAG GTCCGAGCCTTCGTGGAGCGCAGTGCTGCTCTCTGTCAGCCGGAACATGTGCACGTCTGTGACGGCTCCGAGGCTGAAGCCGCTGCCTTGTTGCATATCATGCAGCAACAGGGAATGCTTAAGCGCTTGCCTAAATATGACAACTG CTGGCTGGCCCGCACCGACCCAGCTGACGTAGCCCGCGTGGAGTCCCGCACCTTCATCTGCTCTGACAAGGAGAGAGACGTGGTGCCCATCGCTCGTGCTGGTCAGAAGTCCGCTCTGGGCAACTACATCGCTCCCAGTGATTATGATAAGGCTATCACCGAGAGGTTCCCTGGATGTATGAGAG GCCGTACAATGTACGTGATCCCATTCTCCATGGGTCCCGTCGGATCCCCATTGTCTAAGATCGGAGTGGAGATCACCGACTCACCCTACGTCGTATACTCCATGCGTGTTATGACCAGAATGG GAGCCAAAGTGTTGGAAGCTCTTCGTCAAGATGAGCAGTTCGTCCGATGCTTACACGCGGTCGGCACCGGCGGTATTGCGGGCTGGCCCTGCGATCCGCCGCGCACCATCATTCTGCATAAACCCGCTGATAATGAGATCGTTAGCTATG GCAGTGGTTATGGAGGCAACAGTTTGTTGGGCAAGAAGTGTTTCGCTCTGAGATTGGGATCTGTCATCGCGCGCCGCGAGGGATGGCTGGCTGAGCATATGCTG ATCGTAGGAGTAACAGACCCCAAAGGCAGGAAGCGCTACATCGCCGCCGCGTTCCCCTCAGCCTGCGGCAAGACCAACCTCGCCATGATGACGCCCACGCTACCGGGGTACAAGGTCGAGTGTGTGGGCGACGATATAGCGTGGATGAAGTTCGATAAGAACGGGGTCTTGAGGGCTATCAATCCGGAGAATGGGTTCTTTGGTGTTGCTCCAG GAACCTCAGAAGCCACGAACCCCATAGCGATGTCAACAGTATTCCAAAACACGGTATTCACGAATGTCGGCGAGACCAGTGACGGCGGCGTCTGGTGGGAGGGTATGGGCAATGCGCCTGAGACCCTCACTGACTGGAAGGGACAGCCTTGGGATGCTAGCAAGAAGACCCCCGCTGCACACCCTAACTCTAG ATTCTGCACTCCAGCGGAACAGTGCCCCATCATCGACCCTGAATGGGAAAGCTCTGAAGGTGTGCCCATCTCCGCCATCCTCCTGGGAGGGCGCAGGCCTGCCGGAGTGCCATTAGTCGTGGAGTCCCGCGACTGGCAGCATGGGGTGTTCATGGGAGCCACCATGAGATCTGAAGCTACTGCTGCCGCTGAACATGCT GGCAAAGTAGTGATGCACGACCCGTTCGCGATGCGTCCGTTCTTCGGCTACAACTTCGGCGAGTACATCAAGCACTGGCTGTCCATGCCGCAGCAAGGCAGACAGATGCCCAAGATCTTCCACGTCAACTGGTTCCGCAAGAACGATGAG GGCAAATTCCTATGGCCCGGTTATGGCGAGAACTCCCGCGTCCTGGACTGGATCCTGCGCCGCTGTGACAACGAGCCCTGCTACACTGAGAGCCCTCTCGGCAACATCCCCACTGAAGGCGACCTCAACACTGACAACCTCGGACCCATCGACATGAACACCCTCTTCAGCATACCCAAGGACTTCTGGCTCCAAGAAGCCGACGCCATCGAAAAGTATTTCAAGGAAGAAGTTGGAGAAGACCTACCCCCAGCCATGTGGGAGGAACTCAACAAACTTAGGAAAAATGTCCAACAATCATAA
- the LOC124641656 gene encoding uncharacterized protein LOC124641656: MEPSTSVSNGDADKALNIELLISEIKQRPALYSNAQAEYLERMSKQKEWTEVCQALFKDWNKFSPRKKRDKVREVQTKWLKLKNSFLKSYGGVRKMSPLAKKKKHTHFNSMSFLIPSTSTQEDNNVDNNNEDEESQEAPPLSTAERMVAEFSQMHEVKPTPYIVPVPQIQQPAHTPIDEHLNFALMLIPSLRQLTADQKFIAWTSIIEIIQKAGELGKNISVLQDQLRYPTAGPSGEQGQVPMVQLPPAPGTLEPEEPEEPAFPASHGRPTNPQGEIMYPETDQEDLDEA; the protein is encoded by the exons ATGGAGCCATCTACCTCCGTTAGCAACGGCGACGCCGACAAGGCTCTTAACATAGAACTGCTCATTTCTGAGATCAAGCAGCGCCCGGCCCTCTACAGCAATGCTCAAGCCGAGTATCTCGAGAGAATGTCCAAGCAGAAGGAGTGGACCGAAGTCTGTCAAGCATTATTCAAGGACTGGAACAAGTTCAGCCCGCGCAAGAAACGAGACAAag TGCGCGAAGTTCAAACCAAGTGGCTGAAGTTGAAGAACTCTTTCTTGAAGAGCTATGGAGGTGTTCGCAAGATGTCTCCATTGGCCAAGAAGAAGAAGCACACCCATTTCAACAGCATGTCGTTCCTGATCCCTTCTACTTCGACACAGGAGGACAACAATgtggataataataatgaggATGAGGAGAGTCAGGAAGCCCCTCCGTTGTCAACTGCTGAGAGGATGGTGGCTGAGTTCTCGCAAATGCACGAGGTGAAGCCGACGCCATACATTGTGCCGGTGCCGCAGATTCAGCAGCCGGCACACACACCGATAGACGAGCATCTGAACTTCGCTCTCATGTTGATCCCGTCTCTTCGCCAACTGACTGCGGACCAGAAGTTCATCGCCTGGACCAgcattattgaaattattcagAAAGCTGGAGAGCTGGGTAAAAATATCAGCGTGTTGCAAGATCAGCTTCGGTACCCAACTGCTGGACCGAGTGGCGAGCAGGGACAGGTGCCTATGGTCCAATTGCCCCCAGCACCGGGCACTTTAGAGCCAGAGGAACCAGAGGAACCCGCATTCCCAGCTAGCCACGGTAGACCCACTAATCCTCAAGGCGAAATCATGTATCCAGAAACTGATCAGGAAGACCTAGATGAGGCCTAA
- the LOC124641652 gene encoding protein DENND6A has protein sequence MACGLQNYEDGDMPAAELEFQTKWSRFSDWLHCICVVTFDLELGQAMESVYPPGVKLTDQEKCNICYLAFPDSNSGCMGDTQFHVRLRSRAGLTRQQLVYNDDSVPTLRADSTHYWGFVYFRQVKDPSLPRGYFQKSIILLTRLPFINLFYKVIQLIAPKHFEEGERSLEAACHDINRWPPLDAGQNVLLPVLGTVFQSYIPNQQTGKITRSDIAKQVHSSNVPHILASLQDVNVFDVLSSVISHLHLLWELVLTAEPIVVMASSPTECSALVQALTYLIQPLPYSAEYRPYFTIHDSEFKEFTRKQFNPPCVILGVTNPFFTKTLQHWPHTIKLGDASSIKTKLRKVGNLKLLDSAPGVYTQYKPFLEKDKAIIKKLHNGIRTDRPSEVQTAMVKRHLLELTQSFMIPLERYMASLMPLQKNISPFRAPPVPNPFNPEDFFATLQQSGPQLTTGIKGDWIGLYRNYFRTPNFSAWFHERHNNLTNKLHALQLEALAESDLKKWSVGKKEVEIVDMVLKLREVLKSNPPVADNTRTLLARRLEDLNCVLPEDMKSILNAAT, from the coding sequence ATGGCTTGTGGATTGCAAAATTACGAGGACGGTGATATGCCCGCGGCTGAGCTCGAGTTCCAAACGAAATGGAGCAGGTTTTCCGACTGGTTGCACTGCATATGTGTGGTTACGTTCGACTTGGAGCTAGGACAGGCTATGGAAAGCGTGTATCCTCCTGGTGTGAAACTAACTGATCAGGAGAAGTGCAATATTTGTTATTTGGCGTTCCCCGACTCTAATTCTGGGTGTATGGGCGACACCCAGTTCCATGTCCGGCTGCGCTCGAGGGCGGGCCTGACGCGCCAGCAACTCGTGTACAACGACGACAGCGTGCCGACGTTGCGCGCCGACTCTACGCACTACTGGGGCTTCGTGTACTTCAGACAAGTGAAGGACCCCTCCCTGCCTAGAGGATATTTTCAGAAAAGTATAATTTTACTTACTAGATTACCTTTTATAAACTTATTCTACAAAGTAATCCAATTGATTGCTCCCAAGCATTTCGAGGAAGGTGAGAGGAGCCTGGAAGCTGCTTGTCATGACATTAACAGATGGCCTCCACTCGACGCCGGGCAGAATGTGTTGTTACCTGTGCTTGGCACAGTTTTTCAATCATACATTCCTAATCAACAGACCGGAAAGATAACTCGATCTGACATTGCAAAACAGGTGCATTCTTCGAATGTACCACATATTCTAGCATCATTACAAGATGTGAATGTATTTGATGTTCTATCTAGTGTTATTTCACACTTGCATTTATTATGGGAGTTGGTGTTGACAGCAGAACCCATAGTGGTGATGGCCAGTTCACCAACTGAATGTTCCGCTTTAGTTCAAGCATTGACATACTTGATACAGCCACTACCATATTCAGCAGAATATAGACCATATTTCACAATACATGACAGTGAATTCAAAGAATTTACAAGGAAACAATTCAACCCACCTTGTGTAATATTAGGCGTGACCAATCCATTCTTCACAAAAACATTACAACATTGGCCGCACACCATTAAGTTAGGTGATGCTTcttctataaaaacaaaattgaggaAAGTTGGCAATCTCAAGCTTTTGGACTCTGCACCAGGTGTGTATACTCAGTATAAACCTTTTTTGGAAAAAGATAaagctattattaaaaaattgcaCAATGGTATTAGAACTGATCGCCCATCTGAAGTTCAAACTGCTATGGTCAAGCGGCACCTACTTGAACTAACTCAAAGCTTTATGATTCCTTTAGAAAGGTACATGGCATCTCTCATGCCTTTGCAGAAGAACATTTCTCCATTCAGAGCACCTCCAGTGCCAAATCCTTTTAATCCTGAAGACTTCTTTGCAACGTTGCAACAGTCCGGCCCACAATTGACTACTGGCATAAAAGGGGATTGGATTGGTCTATACAGAAACTACTTTAGAACTCCAAACTTTAGTGCATGGTTCCATGAAAGACACAATAATTTGACAAATAAATTACATGCATTGCAACTTGAAGCATTGGCTGAAAGTGACTTAAAGAAATGGTCAGTTGGTAAAAAGGAGGTTGAAATTGTGGATATGGTTTTGAAGTTGAGAGAAGTGTTGAAGAGTAACCCCCCAGTGGCGGACAATACCAGGACATTGTTGGCGCGGCGCTTGGAGGACCTAAACTGCGTCCTGCCGGAGGATATGAAGTCGATACTGAACGCGGCCACGTGA